The nucleotide window ATATTTGCAGTATCAAGAATATTTTCATCAGTAGCATCAGATTTGACATGTGAAAATGTCTTAGATCTTTTTATAACCTTTCCATCTTCATCAACACCGAAATCCAATGAAAGTTTTAATCTTGCTGCAAGAGCTTCTGATACAACAGCCATATTACGCACCTCCTTTGTTTTAGTATTAACTTCAATTTGAGTGTAGCTCGTAGAGAGAAAATTATATAGGGAAAAGCTACTGTGTAAAGTACAAAAAAATAGTGGGAACTCAGTTCCCACTATTTTTCATTATTTCTTTTTGCCCTTATTCAATTCTTTTTCAAGCTTTGTAATCTCAGCTTTATGCTTCTTTTCTAAAGTGGCTATAGCTTCCTCATGTTCTTTCGTGATTTCCATTATAGCCTTTTCTGTTTCTAAATCTTTTTTATCAGTCATGAATCCAAGCTTTTCTTCAAACTCGGCTTTTATTTTTTCATTTTGAGCTATAGCTTCTGTCTTTACATCTGCAATGGCAATAGCTTCATGATTTTTAACTTCCTTTATCTCTGCTTTTAATTCTTCGATTTGGTTCTTATAAAAATCAATTTGGCTATTTGTATTTTCTAGCTGGCTCTGAAGATCTTTGACCTGGTGAAGATGGCTTTCAGATTCTTCTGTTTTGGCAACTAATTCAGCTTTTACATTTTCAATATCGTCTTTGTAGCCCTTGTACTCATTAACTAAAGAGCTAAGAGTATCTATTTTTTCTTTGTACTCTGCTATTAACGCCTCATTGTTTGCATTCATACTTTCAAGATTTTTCTTATTCTCACTAAGTTTATTAATAGTTTCATCAGCTTCATACAAATTGTTTCTTAAGTATTCTTCCTTTTCTTTTTTAGATTCTAGTTTAAGT belongs to Tissierellales bacterium and includes:
- a CDS encoding DUF1659 domain-containing protein, whose protein sequence is MAVVSEALAARLKLSLDFGVDEDGKVIKRSKTFSHVKSDATDENILDTANIIVSLQEHDLRSVVRMDESLLRQA